Proteins from one Sphaerodactylus townsendi isolate TG3544 unplaced genomic scaffold, MPM_Stown_v2.3 scaffold_24, whole genome shotgun sequence genomic window:
- the SLC50A1 gene encoding sugar transporter SWEET1 — protein MGPAGVQLLSAACLAFTLGMFGTGLSDLRQIFATQSVENIQFLPFLTTDVNNLSWLSYGFLKGDWTLIIVNAVGATLQTLYILVYFCFSPEKPAVLLKTAGLLTVLLVGYCYFNLLIPDVPTRLARLGLFCSLFTITMYLSPLADLAKIIRTRSTECISFPLTVTTFLASTSWTLYGLLLQDLYIAIPNVPGIVTSVIRFWLFWHFPPDPNRTYKLLHA, from the exons atggGGCCGgcgggggtgcagctgctgtcgGCCGCCTGCTTGGCGTTCACCCTGGGCATGTTCGGGACGGGCCT GTCTGACCTGCGACAGATATTTGCGACCCAAAGTGTGGAGAACATCCAGTTCTTGCCGTTCCTCACCACAGACGTCAA CAACCTCAGCTGGCTGAGCTACGGCTTCCTGAAGGGGGACTGGACACTGATCATCGTCAATGCCGTCGGCGCGACACTTCAGACTCTATACATCCTTGTCTACTTCTGTTTCAGTCCGGAGAAG CCTGCTGTACTATTAAAAACCGCCGGCCTGTTGACTGTGCTTCTGGTCGGCTACTGCTATTTCAACCTGCTCATCCCAGATGTCCCTACCCGCCTCGCCCGCCTGGGTCTCTTTTGCAGCCTCTTCACCATCACCATGTACCTCTCCCCGTTGGCTGACCTG GCCAAGATCATCAGGACCCGATCCACCGAGTGCATCTCTTTCCCGCTGACCGTCACGACATTCCTGGCCTCGACCAGCTGGACACTCTATGGGCTCCTGCTTCAGGATCTGTACATTGCC ATCCCCAACGTACCGGGCATCGTCACCAGCGTCATTCGGTTCTGGCTTTTTTGGCATTTCCCTCCGGACCCCAACAGAACTTACAAGCTGCTTCACGCCTGA